In one Ralstonia pickettii genomic region, the following are encoded:
- a CDS encoding multidrug/biocide efflux PACE transporter produces the protein MQVIQKTPAERLVHALTFELVAMLICAPLFSWLMDLPLAEMGVMTLMFAAVAMVWNMVFNAIFERVERRYRLPRTVVLRVIHACLFEAGLVLMLVPLAAWWLDVGLWEAFVLDIGIMLLFLPYTFFFNFAYDHLRARWMSRRALA, from the coding sequence ATGCAAGTCATACAAAAAACGCCAGCCGAGCGCCTCGTGCATGCGCTGACGTTCGAGTTGGTTGCCATGCTGATCTGCGCCCCGCTGTTTAGCTGGCTGATGGATTTGCCGTTGGCCGAAATGGGCGTGATGACGCTCATGTTTGCGGCGGTGGCGATGGTGTGGAACATGGTGTTCAACGCCATCTTCGAGCGCGTGGAGCGTCGCTACAGGCTCCCGCGCACCGTGGTCCTGCGGGTGATCCATGCCTGTCTGTTCGAGGCTGGGCTGGTCTTGATGCTGGTGCCACTGGCCGCCTGGTGGCTCGACGTGGGGCTGTGGGAAGCGTTCGTACTCGACATCGGCATCATGCTGCTGTTCCTGCCGTACACGTTCTTCTTCAACTTTGCGTACGACCATCTGCGTGCACGCTGGATGTCGCGCCGCGCGCTGGCCTGA
- a CDS encoding DUF3455 domain-containing protein: MPTLPRTPRCAASSALLLALAMTVAQTVTAQTAPAALQPAESHHTVATLSATGVQIYVCKRDGDKPLAWVFKAPLAELYDASGKLIVKHGTGPSWEASDGSKITGKVLQQAPNTAEAGAIPLLLLQATHAGGAGVLGGVRYVQRLQTHGGIAPAQPCTEEGQEGRSPYLAQYVFLD, from the coding sequence ATGCCGACCCTGCCCCGCACACCGCGCTGCGCAGCCTCATCTGCCCTCTTGCTCGCGCTGGCCATGACGGTCGCGCAGACGGTGACGGCGCAAACCGCCCCCGCCGCACTGCAACCGGCCGAGTCTCACCACACCGTCGCCACGCTATCGGCCACGGGGGTGCAGATCTACGTTTGCAAGCGCGACGGCGACAAGCCTTTGGCGTGGGTCTTCAAGGCGCCGCTGGCGGAGCTTTACGATGCGAGCGGCAAGCTCATCGTCAAACACGGTACGGGCCCAAGCTGGGAGGCCTCCGACGGCAGCAAGATCACAGGCAAAGTCTTGCAGCAGGCGCCCAACACCGCGGAAGCCGGTGCCATTCCGCTGCTGCTGTTGCAAGCCACGCATGCTGGCGGCGCGGGCGTGTTGGGCGGTGTGCGCTACGTGCAACGGCTGCAGACCCACGGCGGCATCGCGCCCGCACAGCCCTGCACGGAGGAAGGCCAGGAAGGCCGCAGCCCGTACCTGGCACAGTACGTTTTCCTTGACTGA
- a CDS encoding DUF1059 domain-containing protein, whose protein sequence is MGRRYIDCRAFPSETNCSVAISADSDAELLEAAVQHAVSVHKHTDSPELRAQLQTLFQDGTPAVAPPKTATA, encoded by the coding sequence ATGGGCCGCCGCTACATCGATTGCCGCGCCTTCCCCAGCGAGACCAACTGCTCGGTCGCCATCAGCGCCGACAGCGATGCCGAGTTGCTGGAGGCGGCGGTACAGCATGCCGTTTCCGTGCACAAGCACACCGATTCGCCCGAACTGCGGGCGCAACTGCAAACCCTTTTTCAGGACGGCACCCCCGCCGTGGCGCCACCCAAGACGGCCACCGCCTGA
- a CDS encoding DUF488 domain-containing protein translates to MALRIVRLGEPRHPDEGLRIGTVRRPPRGVPKEEFASRDFYDVWMPLLSPTPELVKQALAAQSAHDEKGWNTFVRHFRTEMRDGDAARLLDMLAALSHQTNLSVGCYCEDEAHCHRSVLRALLKERGAKLAP, encoded by the coding sequence ATGGCACTACGCATCGTCCGGCTCGGCGAGCCGCGTCACCCCGATGAAGGCTTGCGCATCGGCACCGTGCGGCGCCCACCGCGCGGCGTGCCCAAGGAAGAATTCGCCAGCCGCGATTTCTACGACGTGTGGATGCCCTTGCTCTCCCCCACGCCGGAACTCGTCAAGCAGGCCCTGGCCGCACAGAGCGCGCACGACGAGAAAGGCTGGAACACCTTCGTGCGTCACTTCCGCACCGAAATGCGCGACGGTGATGCGGCACGATTGCTCGACATGCTGGCCGCACTCTCGCACCAGACCAACCTGTCGGTCGGGTGCTATTGCGAGGACGAGGCGCATTGTCATCGGTCGGTGCTGCGCGCGTTGTTGAAGGAACGTGGGGCGAAGCTGGCTCCGTGA
- a CDS encoding ABC transporter permease, translating into MQTETLSMPATADISNRAPVYSTPVAFERIGVVEKPLSIAERLYEQAWLRKLVILIVLALVWEGGARWLDNPLLLPTFSDTVQALWAGLASGTLFARIGTSMQTLLAGYALGLALSCALVVLGISNRLGQDFLETLTAMFNPLPAIALLPIALVWFGLGNGSLIFVIVHSVVWAVSLNTHAGFLSVSNTLRMVGRNYGLSGMGYLTKILIPAAFPSILTGLKIGWAFAWRTLIASELVFGVSSGQGGLGWYIYENKNQLQIPEVFAGLLTVIIIGLLVENLVFRTLEARTVKRWGMQN; encoded by the coding sequence ATGCAGACTGAAACGCTTTCCATGCCGGCCACCGCCGACATCAGCAACCGTGCGCCCGTCTACAGCACGCCCGTGGCGTTCGAGCGCATCGGCGTGGTCGAAAAACCGCTCTCCATTGCCGAGCGTTTGTACGAACAGGCATGGCTGCGCAAGCTCGTCATCCTCATCGTTCTGGCACTCGTGTGGGAAGGCGGCGCACGCTGGCTCGACAACCCACTCTTGCTGCCGACTTTTTCCGACACCGTGCAGGCGCTGTGGGCTGGGCTAGCCAGCGGCACGCTGTTTGCTCGCATCGGCACGTCGATGCAAACGCTGCTGGCAGGCTACGCGCTCGGCTTGGCGTTGTCCTGCGCGCTGGTCGTGCTCGGCATCAGCAACCGGCTCGGGCAGGACTTCCTGGAAACGCTCACCGCCATGTTCAACCCGCTGCCCGCCATTGCGCTGCTGCCGATCGCCCTCGTGTGGTTCGGCCTGGGCAACGGCAGCCTGATCTTCGTGATCGTGCATTCGGTGGTGTGGGCGGTGTCGCTCAACACGCATGCCGGTTTCCTGTCGGTATCGAACACGCTGCGCATGGTGGGCCGCAACTACGGGCTCTCCGGCATGGGATACCTGACGAAGATCCTGATCCCCGCCGCATTCCCGTCCATCCTCACTGGCCTGAAGATCGGTTGGGCCTTCGCATGGCGCACGTTGATCGCCTCGGAACTGGTGTTTGGCGTCAGCTCCGGCCAGGGCGGCCTCGGCTGGTACATCTACGAGAACAAGAACCAACTGCAAATTCCCGAAGTGTTCGCCGGCCTGCTGACGGTGATCATCATCGGCCTGCTGGTAGAGAACCTGGTATTCCGCACGCTGGAAGCCCGCACCGTCAAACGCTGGGGCATGCAGAACTAA
- a CDS encoding ABC transporter substrate-binding protein, whose amino-acid sequence MQHPRRTILRLTIAATLATSLLAGTITTAHAEATEVRISHGYGILYLPIMVMASEHLLEKQAKAAGLGDVKASYRVLDGGNVINDAMLSGALDIASLGVPGFLTLWDKTRGSAMEVRGLSSLSSSSMYLMTRNPNVKTLADFSDKDRIAVPGIKTSLPAVVLQMAAAKTFGDKQFNKLDPITVPLPHPDATAVMLAGGSQINSHMASPPFSYTEAAAPGLHRVFNTVDVLGNITLDMTYTSKKFYEANPKLSAAFVAALDEANALIAKDKTKAAQIYIAQSKVKSSPEEVKKILDDPDSRFTTTPVGVAHYAEFMQRVGTLKNKPASWKDLFFPTVQSRQGS is encoded by the coding sequence ATGCAGCACCCCCGCCGCACCATCCTCCGCCTGACAATCGCCGCCACGCTGGCCACATCGCTCCTGGCCGGCACCATCACCACCGCCCACGCAGAAGCCACCGAAGTCCGCATCTCCCACGGCTACGGCATCCTCTACCTCCCCATCATGGTCATGGCCAGCGAACACCTGCTCGAGAAGCAAGCCAAGGCCGCCGGCCTGGGCGACGTGAAGGCCAGCTACCGCGTGCTCGACGGCGGCAACGTCATCAACGACGCCATGCTCTCCGGCGCGCTCGACATTGCCTCGCTGGGCGTGCCGGGCTTCCTCACGCTGTGGGACAAGACGCGCGGCAGCGCGATGGAAGTGCGCGGGCTGTCGTCGCTCAGCTCATCGTCGATGTACCTGATGACGCGTAACCCGAACGTGAAGACGCTGGCGGATTTCTCCGACAAGGACCGCATCGCCGTGCCGGGCATCAAGACCTCGCTGCCAGCCGTGGTGCTGCAAATGGCCGCCGCCAAAACCTTCGGCGACAAGCAGTTCAACAAGCTCGACCCGATCACGGTGCCGCTGCCGCACCCTGACGCCACCGCCGTCATGCTGGCCGGCGGCAGCCAGATCAACAGCCACATGGCGTCGCCGCCGTTCTCGTACACCGAGGCCGCGGCCCCCGGCCTGCACCGCGTGTTCAACACGGTCGACGTGCTCGGCAACATCACGCTGGACATGACCTACACCAGCAAGAAGTTCTACGAGGCCAACCCGAAGCTGTCGGCGGCATTTGTGGCCGCGCTCGATGAAGCCAATGCCCTCATCGCCAAGGACAAGACCAAAGCCGCGCAGATCTACATCGCCCAATCGAAGGTGAAGAGTTCGCCTGAAGAGGTGAAGAAGATTCTGGACGATCCGGATTCGCGCTTCACGACCACGCCGGTGGGCGTCGCACACTATGCTGAGTTCATGCAGCGCGTGGGCACGCTCAAGAACAAGCCGGCGTCGTGGAAGGATCTGTTTTTTCCGACTGTGCAGAGCCGACAGGGCTCGTAA
- a CDS encoding threo-3-hydroxy-L-aspartate ammonia-lyase produces MSLPISYDDVVAAHARLQGVAHKTPVLTSATANAMTGAELFFKAESFQRMGAFKFRGAYNALSQFTPEQRKAGVITFSSGNHAQAIALSARLLGMRAVIVMPKDAPVVKVEATRGYGGEVVFFDRYTEDREAIGRKLAEEHGLTLIPPYDHPHVMAGQGTAAKELIEEVGQLDVLLAPLGGGGLLSGCATAARALNPACKIFGVEPEAGNDGQQSFRKGEIVHIDTPKTLADGAQTQHLGNYTFAVIRELVDDIVTVSDAELVSAMQFFASRMKAVVEPTGCLAAAAVLNGKVDVRGKRVGVILSGGNVDLQLFAKLVLGAEAAK; encoded by the coding sequence CCTCTGCCACCGCCAACGCCATGACCGGCGCCGAGCTGTTCTTCAAGGCCGAGAGCTTTCAGCGCATGGGCGCGTTCAAGTTTCGTGGGGCGTACAACGCGCTGTCGCAATTCACGCCGGAGCAGCGCAAGGCCGGCGTGATCACGTTTTCGTCGGGCAACCACGCTCAGGCGATTGCGCTGTCGGCCAGGCTGCTTGGCATGCGCGCCGTCATCGTCATGCCGAAGGACGCGCCCGTCGTGAAAGTGGAAGCCACGCGTGGCTACGGCGGCGAGGTGGTGTTCTTCGACCGCTACACCGAAGACCGCGAAGCCATCGGCCGCAAGCTGGCCGAAGAACATGGCCTCACGCTGATCCCGCCGTACGACCATCCGCACGTGATGGCCGGGCAGGGCACGGCGGCGAAGGAACTGATCGAAGAGGTCGGCCAGCTTGACGTGCTGCTCGCTCCGCTGGGCGGTGGCGGTCTGCTCTCCGGCTGCGCCACGGCGGCGCGCGCACTGAACCCGGCGTGCAAGATCTTCGGCGTGGAGCCCGAGGCTGGTAACGACGGCCAGCAGAGCTTTCGCAAGGGGGAGATCGTCCACATCGATACACCCAAGACGCTGGCCGACGGCGCGCAGACGCAACACCTGGGCAACTACACGTTTGCCGTGATTCGCGAACTGGTTGACGACATCGTGACCGTGAGCGATGCAGAACTCGTCAGCGCCATGCAGTTTTTCGCCTCGCGTATGAAGGCGGTGGTCGAGCCCACCGGCTGCCTGGCTGCAGCTGCGGTGCTGAACGGCAAGGTCGATGTGCGAGGCAAGCGCGTTGGCGTGATCCTGTCGGGCGGCAATGTGGATCTGCAACTCTTCGCCAAGCTTGTGCTGGGCGCGGAGGCAGCGAAATGA
- a CDS encoding RidA family protein yields the protein MSDARYLNAPQLRPPAGHYSHAVCANGFVFVAGQIPVTPTGEKLVDAPFETQVRQVLSNLDAVLAAAGTDRSRLVQVRVYVTDMESHWPAFDALYSAWIGELRPARAVVPVPTLHYGLAVEIEATAVAG from the coding sequence ATGAGCGATGCACGCTACCTGAACGCGCCGCAACTGCGCCCGCCTGCGGGGCATTACTCGCACGCGGTCTGCGCCAATGGCTTCGTGTTCGTCGCCGGACAGATTCCCGTGACGCCCACCGGCGAAAAGCTCGTTGACGCGCCGTTCGAGACGCAGGTGCGGCAGGTGCTGTCGAACCTCGACGCTGTGCTTGCCGCTGCCGGCACAGACCGCTCGCGTCTGGTGCAGGTGCGCGTGTACGTGACTGACATGGAATCGCACTGGCCCGCGTTCGATGCGCTCTATAGCGCGTGGATCGGCGAGTTGCGTCCGGCGCGCGCTGTCGTGCCGGTACCGACGCTGCACTACGGGCTGGCTGTCGAGATTGAGGCCACTGCAGTTGCTGGGTGA
- a CDS encoding LysR family transcriptional regulator, with amino-acid sequence MRHSPEALLAFAEAATLGSFSAAARKLGKRQSTISEAIANLEIDLGLTLFDRSTRQPTLTEAGHAMLTQVRRVLDASAQMDRLAAQMAGGLEARLTLVMSDTYQSDRYEQTLATLEQRYPDLELECLIAEHEDVVDIIQLGRAQIGLVAAQPAYPADIGWATIAEQSEIGLFVGLQHPLARYGDEEVPHAILREARELRLNTFVDPTGPRTDAVPVRSLRRWSAPSYLMLLEMAVLGFGWTELPRWLVDHFAADRLHEVRARGWPRLVPVDAVWSRNRTLGQAGAWLLETMLAG; translated from the coding sequence ATGCGTCATTCACCCGAAGCCTTACTGGCCTTTGCCGAGGCCGCTACGCTGGGTTCCTTTTCCGCCGCAGCCCGAAAATTGGGCAAGCGGCAATCCACGATCAGCGAGGCGATCGCCAATCTTGAAATCGACCTCGGTCTGACGCTGTTCGACCGCAGCACGCGCCAGCCCACGTTGACCGAAGCGGGCCACGCGATGCTCACTCAGGTGCGCCGCGTGCTCGACGCCAGCGCACAGATGGACCGCCTGGCCGCACAGATGGCCGGCGGTCTGGAGGCGCGCCTGACCCTCGTCATGTCTGACACCTACCAATCCGATCGCTATGAGCAAACGCTGGCCACACTCGAGCAGCGCTACCCCGATCTTGAACTCGAATGCCTGATCGCCGAACACGAAGACGTGGTCGACATCATCCAACTGGGCCGTGCCCAGATCGGTTTGGTGGCCGCGCAGCCGGCATATCCGGCCGATATCGGCTGGGCGACCATTGCAGAGCAATCGGAGATCGGACTGTTCGTGGGGCTGCAGCACCCACTAGCCCGATACGGCGACGAGGAAGTGCCGCACGCCATCCTGCGCGAGGCGCGCGAGCTACGGCTGAACACCTTCGTCGACCCAACGGGGCCACGCACCGACGCGGTGCCCGTGCGCAGCCTGCGCCGCTGGTCTGCACCGAGCTACCTAATGCTGCTGGAAATGGCCGTGCTGGGCTTCGGATGGACGGAGTTGCCGCGCTGGCTGGTGGACCACTTCGCGGCAGACCGGTTGCATGAAGTGCGTGCGCGGGGCTGGCCCCGCCTCGTGCCGGTGGACGCCGTATGGTCACGCAATCGCACACTTGGGCAGGCCGGCGCCTGGCTGCTCGAAACGATGCTGGCGGGCTAG
- a CDS encoding GntR family transcriptional regulator — MPADLRLPRYQQLRDDLAAQIAQQHWRPGDAIPTEAELAKTYNVAVGTVRKAVDVLVAEGLLERFQGRGTFVRRASFASSLFRFFRFQSESGERRIPESRILKLDVLDAPSAPAAGLQIETGAPVIRLTRLRLLDGAPMLAEEIWLPYDRFASLATLELDAFGDLLYPLYESHCGQIIASAEETLTAEAVNATYARLLRIQPGDPVMVIERVARGYDRVPLEWRRSRGAAAHFRYHVDIR, encoded by the coding sequence ATGCCCGCCGATCTCCGCCTGCCCCGCTACCAGCAATTGCGCGACGATCTGGCCGCGCAGATCGCCCAACAGCACTGGCGCCCGGGCGACGCCATCCCGACCGAAGCCGAGCTTGCCAAGACGTACAACGTGGCGGTCGGCACCGTCCGCAAAGCCGTCGATGTCTTGGTCGCCGAGGGCCTGCTCGAACGCTTCCAGGGCCGCGGCACGTTCGTGCGACGCGCCAGCTTTGCCAGTTCCCTGTTCCGCTTCTTCCGCTTCCAGAGTGAAAGCGGCGAGCGGCGCATTCCTGAGAGCCGCATCCTCAAGCTGGACGTGCTGGATGCCCCGTCGGCACCGGCTGCAGGCCTGCAGATTGAAACCGGCGCACCGGTCATTCGCCTGACCCGGCTGCGCCTGCTGGATGGCGCACCCATGCTGGCCGAAGAAATCTGGTTGCCGTACGACCGCTTTGCGTCGCTCGCCACGCTGGAACTCGACGCGTTTGGCGACCTGCTGTATCCGCTGTACGAATCGCACTGCGGCCAGATCATTGCCAGCGCCGAGGAAACGCTCACCGCCGAAGCCGTCAACGCAACGTATGCGCGCCTGTTGCGCATCCAGCCCGGCGATCCGGTGATGGTCATCGAACGCGTTGCGCGCGGCTACGACCGGGTGCCGCTCGAATGGCGGCGCTCGCGCGGCGCGGCGGCGCACTTCCGGTACCACGTGGATATCCGGTAG
- a CDS encoding flagellar brake protein gives MILQKTRQLTQEDVPVGQPLPFPLADSVGRLLLPAGAVVPDAEDVRLLFHHGPVLALAEGDDVAAAPAAAPAEAPPRLGSAGLTVGTVLQVQEKSAPLRGLLPCRLIGYIEGEALFVTQPADAKRTLRPEPRDVLILRGFSGRSVFTMMCSVVSVGQFPSPYLVLSAPLKMQKMPLRRAKRVQVRIGARVRAQGQAASAADRVAVIRDICLNGALVQSANPAFQPGDGLALDFNAYVDGQLETFSLTGRVASGSPALGTTASAFPSFGVEFTLTKEQTAQLSHLIIERLDENA, from the coding sequence ATGATCCTTCAGAAAACGCGGCAACTCACGCAGGAAGACGTTCCGGTCGGTCAACCGCTGCCGTTTCCGCTAGCGGACAGCGTGGGTCGGCTTCTGTTGCCTGCCGGTGCCGTCGTGCCCGATGCCGAAGACGTCCGCCTGCTGTTCCATCACGGCCCGGTGCTGGCGCTGGCAGAAGGCGATGACGTTGCGGCAGCGCCTGCCGCCGCGCCCGCGGAAGCGCCGCCCCGGCTCGGGTCGGCCGGCCTGACGGTGGGCACCGTCTTGCAGGTGCAGGAGAAGTCCGCACCGCTACGTGGCCTGCTCCCGTGCCGCCTGATCGGTTATATCGAAGGAGAGGCGCTGTTTGTCACGCAGCCAGCCGACGCCAAGCGCACGCTGCGGCCCGAGCCGCGAGACGTGCTGATACTGCGCGGTTTTTCCGGCCGCTCGGTGTTCACCATGATGTGCAGCGTGGTGTCGGTGGGACAGTTTCCCTCGCCGTATCTGGTCTTGTCGGCGCCACTCAAGATGCAGAAGATGCCGCTGCGCCGTGCCAAGCGCGTGCAGGTTCGCATCGGTGCGCGCGTGCGCGCGCAGGGGCAGGCCGCGTCGGCAGCGGACCGCGTGGCCGTGATCCGCGACATCTGCCTGAACGGTGCGCTGGTGCAGAGCGCCAACCCCGCGTTCCAACCCGGTGACGGACTCGCCCTCGATTTCAATGCCTACGTGGACGGTCAGTTGGAGACGTTTTCCCTGACCGGCCGGGTGGCAAGTGGGTCGCCTGCGCTGGGCACAACCGCGTCTGCGTTTCCTTCGTTTGGCGTGGAATTTACGCTGACGAAAGAGCAGACCGCCCAACTCTCGCATCTGATCATCGAACGGCTGGACGAAAACGCGTGA
- a CDS encoding helix-turn-helix transcriptional regulator has protein sequence MPHLSVTSPHASATVLRQCYVAACAGDAVGVMNVLRDACGAHHAAAMIRWRVDGRWHWAASRGARSADVLLHAVRGDGVDGWPVADAEVCGAVWLDYRKAGVPQPMQHGATPQALLPHFAQALPLCWQRVAARSGISPAQPASLWLTDAFHLTRREADVAGLLASGSDPACIARTLGISLDTVRTHLKHVYRKTNTHSQCDVVRLMLALSARR, from the coding sequence ATGCCGCATCTTTCTGTCACGTCACCTCATGCCTCGGCAACCGTGCTGCGCCAATGCTACGTGGCGGCCTGCGCGGGCGACGCCGTGGGCGTGATGAACGTGCTGCGCGATGCGTGCGGCGCGCACCATGCTGCGGCCATGATCCGGTGGCGCGTCGATGGGAGGTGGCACTGGGCGGCATCGCGCGGCGCTCGCTCGGCCGACGTGCTGCTGCATGCGGTACGCGGTGATGGCGTCGACGGCTGGCCCGTGGCTGATGCCGAAGTGTGCGGCGCAGTGTGGCTCGATTACCGCAAGGCGGGCGTGCCGCAACCCATGCAGCATGGTGCGACGCCACAAGCGTTGCTGCCGCACTTTGCGCAAGCGCTGCCGTTGTGCTGGCAACGCGTTGCCGCGCGCTCTGGCATTTCGCCTGCGCAGCCGGCCAGCCTTTGGCTGACCGACGCATTCCACCTGACACGCCGCGAAGCCGATGTGGCCGGTCTGCTCGCAAGCGGCTCCGACCCGGCATGCATTGCCCGCACGCTGGGCATTTCACTCGATACGGTGCGCACGCATCTCAAGCACGTCTATCGCAAGACCAACACCCACAGCCAGTGCGATGTCGTGCGGCTGATGCTCGCGTTATCGGCGCGTCGCTAG
- a CDS encoding ABC transporter ATP-binding protein, translating to MQANASTAPPLLDVRGVTLQYKTRQHLVTATYRVDFQVYPGERYILLGPSGCGKSTLLKAIGGYLTPTEGEIRLKGQPVTKPGPDRMMVFQEFDQLLPWKTVKENVLFPLLSTGKLGAREAEERALHYINKVNLTKFADHHPHMLSGGMKQRVAIARGMAMEPDVLLMDEPFAALDALTRRKMQDELLQLWDETRFTVLFVTHSIPEAIRCGSRILILSPHPGQVRAELPSLARGDDDPERFKALEAEIHDMLFARAVEETHAD from the coding sequence ATGCAGGCCAACGCATCGACGGCCCCACCGCTGCTGGACGTGCGAGGCGTCACGCTGCAGTACAAGACACGCCAGCATCTGGTGACGGCCACTTACCGCGTCGACTTCCAGGTCTATCCCGGCGAGCGCTACATCCTGCTCGGGCCGTCGGGCTGCGGTAAATCGACACTGCTCAAGGCCATCGGCGGCTACCTCACACCCACCGAGGGCGAGATCCGTCTCAAGGGCCAGCCCGTGACGAAGCCGGGGCCGGATCGCATGATGGTGTTCCAGGAATTCGACCAGCTCCTGCCGTGGAAGACCGTGAAAGAAAACGTGCTGTTCCCGCTGCTCTCCACGGGCAAGCTGGGCGCGCGTGAAGCCGAGGAACGCGCGCTGCACTACATCAACAAGGTCAACCTCACCAAGTTTGCCGACCATCACCCGCACATGCTGTCGGGCGGGATGAAGCAACGCGTGGCGATTGCGCGCGGCATGGCGATGGAGCCCGACGTGCTGCTGATGGACGAGCCCTTCGCCGCTCTCGACGCGCTCACGCGTCGCAAGATGCAGGACGAGTTGCTGCAGCTGTGGGACGAAACGCGCTTCACCGTGCTGTTCGTCACGCACTCGATTCCGGAGGCGATCCGCTGCGGCAGCCGCATCCTGATCCTTTCTCCGCATCCCGGCCAGGTACGCGCCGAACTGCCGAGCCTCGCGCGCGGCGATGATGACCCGGAGCGCTTCAAAGCCCTCGAAGCCGAGATCCACGACATGCTGTTCGCCCGCGCAGTGGAGGAAACCCATGCAGACTGA